In a genomic window of Molothrus ater isolate BHLD 08-10-18 breed brown headed cowbird chromosome 17, BPBGC_Mater_1.1, whole genome shotgun sequence:
- the OCSTAMP gene encoding LOW QUALITY PROTEIN: osteoclast stimulatory transmembrane protein (The sequence of the model RefSeq protein was modified relative to this genomic sequence to represent the inferred CDS: deleted 1 base in 1 codon) encodes MESFQASLEHLTATGMRARVYCEDFLFPKVHRTMAELWWIYSKPVPADSRELWTLFLQCSCITAVIGGLFYNWMFASLEYSWHLSIAMAIPFSLLLLLTLFLVHPARCVFSMIMPTLGTKQGRKLLFSTCIMIAVVNITPNIISNIKTILQVIQCICKSSSDSLLNSTALLEKVSWEFGDAVQEATHSIYKPMNGHFRFSLLQNSSLIYQKMHLAGEKISREFLSVEVLVKDSVRVANRLAAGFFMLYLCFESSWYLKNYLTNLSFDNFYITKKLECLVMDRRAAHLLVGSSKKLIRPTGLKLSREEVVLCLVQAMLVTVALMLMLVLVAMDHFAFSVADTAVRKAAQFSAVPVTLSIKYKAEIGIMPFLYKLFWRPSEALPLRDFNRTYHHHLIFSSARCRISPPRPPNPSVLLVVGLLFCILYGSVFLEPFARRLCRGIAASFFQGCEEKRVLHLYRRLARRHSREQSSGEAALGSQGDGCVADITAQASATASRLSFPRV; translated from the exons ATGGAGAGTTTTCAGGCAAGTCTGGAGCACCTCACTGCCACTGG GATGAGAGCCCGTGTTTACTGCGAAGACTTTCTGTTCCCAAAGGTGCACAGAACtatggcagagctgtggtggaTTTACTCCAAACCTGTCCCAGCAGACAGCAGAGAGCTATGGACCTTGTttctgcagtgctcctgcatTACAGCAGTGATAGGAGGCCTCTTTTACAACTGGATGTTTGCTTCCCTGGAGTACTCCTGGCACCTCTCCATTGCCATGGCCATCCCCTTcagcctgctgcttctcctgacTCTCTTTTTGGTGCATCCTGCCCGCTGTGTCTTCAGCATGATCATGCCCACCTTAGGCACCAAGCAGGGCCGgaagcttctcttctccacCTGCATCATGATTGCAGTGGTGAACATAACACCCAACATCATCAGCAACATTAAAACCATACTGCAGGTTATTCAGTGCATCTGCAAGAGCTCCTCTGACAGCCTTCTGAACTCAACTGCCCTGCTAGAGAAAGTTTCTTGGGAGTTTGGGGATGCAGTCCAAGAAGCCACTCATTCCATTTATAAGCCTATGAATGGACATTTTCGCTTTTCATTGTTGCAGAACAGCTCCTTGATTTACCAAAAAATGCACCTTGCTGGTGAGAAAATTAGCAGAGAGTTCCTGTCTGTTGAGGTACTGGTCAAAGACTCTGTACGAGTAGCCAACAGACTGGCTGCTGGATTCTTCATGCTCTATCTCTGCTTTGAGTCCAGCTGGTATTTGAAAAATTATCTCACCAACCTCAGCTTTGACAATTTTTACATCACCAAGAAGCTGGAATGTTTAGTCATGGACAGAAGAGCAGCTCATCTCCTGGTGGGCTCATCCAAAAAACTCATCAGACCAACAGGCTTGAAGCTGTCCAGGGAAGAAGTGGTGCTGTGCCTCGTGCAGGCCATGCTGGTCACC GTGGCCCTGATGCTGATGCTGGTGCTGGTGGCCATGGACCACTTTGCCTTCAGCGTGGCAGACACGGCGGTGAGGAAGGCAGCTCAGTTCTCTGCAGTGCCTGTCACTCTCAGCATCAAATACAAG GCTGAAATAGGAATCATGCCCTTTCTATACAAACTTTTCTGGCGTCCTTCTGAGGCGCTGCCGCTCAGGGACTTCAACAGGACCTACCACCACCACCTGATCTTCAGCTCTGCCCGCTGCAGGATCAGCCCCCCCAGGCCCCCCaacccctctgtgctgctggttgTGGGGCTGCTCTTCTGCATCCTCTACGGCTCCGTGTTCCTGGAGCCCTTCGCGCGCCGCCTGTGCCGCGGCATCGCCGCCTCCTTCTTCCAGGGCTGCGAGGAGAAGAGAGTGCTCCACCTGTACAGGAGACTGGCcaggaggcacagcagggagcaaAGCTCTGGCGAGGCTGCCTTGGGAAGTCAGGGGGATGGCTGTGTGGCTGACATCACAGCACAGGCTTCTGCCACGGCATCGCGCCTTTCGTTTCCCAGAGTTTGA